The genomic region AGTAAATAGGTATCCAAATGGGATGATAGATAATTTTACATTTCTCAAACTTGGATAGCCAACACAACACCACTGGTCCACCACCAAAACTCCAACATTTCAAATCATATAAATTAAGAATGAGATGATGCAATGCTATAATCAAGgttctctaaattttttcctaCATCACAAGCAATAAAATTTTACTAATTAAAAGATGGAAAATGTGAAAAATCTCTATCACCCAACAGAACGCGAAGAGACCCATTATCCAATATTTTTTACAAGTCATTATAAGATATTTGCTCGAAACCCCTTCAGAAACCAAACAATAAAAAactaaacaagaaaaataagcaTTTAGGTTTTTAAGCCTCAGGGATTGCTGAGTTCAATCTGTTCACAATTCTTTCATTTTTCCTTCAAACATCACAAATTCAGATTAAAGGAAAATCTCTGAAGTGATGATTATCTAGACATAAAAGTTCCAACTGAGCAAGAAATTCTATCAAGGGAAGAGTAAAACCCAGGAACCCAAACAATGTGTCATATCAGAACAGAAGCGTAATGAGGAGATGATCAACTGACTTCTCCAAGTGGGACAAAGAAGCTGATAAATTATTCCTTCATTCTGCTCATCAGCAAACTCTAAACGATAAGGACAGTTTTTGGGAAATAGAAAGATGATCTCTATTCAGAAAGCAATCCTTGCTTTACAATCCGTGCCACAAAAGTGTTTCTGCTAAATACTACTACAATGCATTCATAAGGCCGGTGATCCATGTGCGGTTTAATTATTGTTAGATATATCTttcttatatatatttttcataacAAACACCATGGATCATGTCAAGAATCATTTTTCCTTGTTAACATGCACttcagggtttttttttttttttttttttgtattacaTAAACTCTTAACTGATGCAGAATGGGACAAATGAATTCATTCTtgcaaaataatatataaaaacacAAAAAAGGAGGATGCCAAATGTCATCACCTTAATGCCATCAAAACGACCTACAATTAACTCTGCAGGTCCTTGACTAGCCTGCAACAGATCTTCATGCATTTCTATTGCTCTTTTACTATTGCGGAACAAAGCCAAGAGACTTGCTATGAATTCCTGGTCTGCTTTCTGCAAACAATAAAATGTTATTCTTAAAATAAAATTCCAAGAATTAAACCAAGAGTTTCAATCTGAAATACAGTGAATCTGTTAGTAACAACAAACAAAATACCTTTGACACATAAAGATTCATATCAGAACCACTAGCCTTGATGATCAACTTTCCATTTTGTGGTTCCAAAGCATCAATACTATATGATCCGCCCAACCAAGatgcctaaaataaataaataaataacaccaAAGTCACACATATAAAATGTATAATCTATGACTTTGAAGAGGCCAGCAGCAAGGAAATGAGTAATGAGACAGGGTAACACAAGTGAAAACTAACCAAACTACTTAGTTCCTCGTCATTGCAATCTGCTACTTTTTCATCTAAAGAAACAACAGAGACTTCTTCACCTGCAACAGATCTCATAAAACACTCATTCATGAGAAATTAAGATCATGTGATCCAAATGCAACAAATAGTCACAATCATGTACAGGTTACTTATGAGCTATGATTCAAGTCTACAAAAGGGCAGGTACCTGGCAGTTCAATTTGCGCTTTATCCAAATCAAGAATAACCTTGCTTCTATAGGCATTACTGAACATGGCATTTGCTGGAGCAACCAAATCTGCATGTTAAAAGAAATTGATAAATCCTAAGCAGAAAAAAACAAATAAAGAGttcatataataattaatttcaaaacaAAGTGCTAGGACCATTGACTCCTGTGACTTCCAGCATGAAAACAGAGCGAGGCCTATCAAATGGATTTGGCATGAGAACTTCATTCAACTGCAAAACGATCACAAACTTCAAGAGCTTAAAATACAAAGAaactgaaaattttttatttgcaAAACTTATAACTGCAAGGACCTTAGATGAACCAGCTGCTGAAAGTGTAGCAGGTGGTGCAAAACCAAGCAATACAGACACAGCAGCACCCAGTTCCAGCGGCGACATTAAGTGAGACTGAAAGTGAAAAATAGTTATTGACAGTGAGAAACACTGACAAAAAAAACACATAATTCATTATAGATCCATTATAGATACAGGTATATGTCATAATAAAACAGAAAAATAACCAGGGAACAACTGCttcatgtattataaatgtataTCCCAAACAAAAGGCATATTTCAAAATCAAGATGCAGTTGCTGGACCTCCCAGACAATGCATCATAACATATATTTTCTCATCAATGAAAAATGGATATACTGCCTCATATATAAGAAAGAGACCAAATGGCATATCCCCGACGCAGCCATTTCCGATGGATAACCTTATCTCTCCAACGGGGAGATGCCCATGGAAAATATAAGAATCCAGGAGCTAATTCCGATTCGAATATCATCTTTTCCTGTTCGCTTTACTCTCATTTCTAGCAGAGAAACTCTATCGCTTCATGATGTCTAAAGAAAGCGtaaatcatcacatcatttcgCGTTCCTGATAGTTTAACTAACAATCAAGTAACTGCCTAAACGCATAGTGATCAACATAATCAAAACATATTCcgcataaatttatataaaaattctcCATCAAGCAACTTTCATTGAGGAATTGCATCGGCTAAAAAAATAGCAAGAGAAGTAAACAAATGAACCTGAACGACATCGTTTGCTGATGGAGTACGAACATATTGGCGATTTTGGCCATCAATGAAGAAAACTGAACCACTGGTTTCAGCCTGGACTCCATAATCAACCGAATCAAGCCACAAAATTAGCCGATCAAATGAATTGAGCTACACATATACGTATCTAGGAAATAGAGCGAGAGAGAGTACCCTAGCTAGCGAGCAGAGAATAGAAGAGACGATAAGCAGACCGAAAACGCTGCGTATATGAAAATCCATTGCTCACAGATGCACAGGCAGAGAAAGAGATCTGGTTTCAGGACCGAGATGACAATATGCAATGGAGAGAGGACGGGACGAAGTTTCGTTTGTCCGTGCAAAGCAAGAGCGACGCCGTTGGGCTAGATTGTGCCGAACGACGTCACTTAATGCGAGATTAGGCTAATGAATTTAGGCTAGTGCTTTTGAGCTTCTCAAGTTTGCAAACTGGCTAAAAAGTTACAGCGTATTAATGGGCCCAAATTGTGTATCAATAGGTCCGATGGATAAATCTCTTATAGGCCCAGAAGAGCAACTAATGGTCTTTGCATCTTTGAAGGTTAGTTGTTTATACATTAAACATCCGAAatcgattttaaaaaaaaataatatatatatatatatatatataaaaaaaataagtagTGTCATAGAATGGAAAaacctaattataaaaaaaaaaataactattgaaattataatttaatcaaagcttttaaatttgataatttgttaaaataaaatattttattactttattcAATGCTAGAAATTAATTTGAAAGCGCATTTATAATGTGACccgttaatttttttattattaatgagCGAAATTCATACATTACATAATTGTATTTTTAATGAATAAGACCCATACACAAATgatatatgatatattataattaaacaagTAAAAAATAATATGTGGTTGcccattttcaaactactctatTTATCTCACTTGACGtgctattttttaattaatacaatgtacattacaaatttttagataaatatattatGAATGAAATTAGAATAACTAAGGGGCGCAAAGTTGATGAGTTCATGAACATTTCTTtccatattaataaaattaaacaatttatgaattaaattatttatagcaAGATATATAACcatttaggaaaaaaaaattgcaCCAATGTATAATAATAACATGCCTTATTTCTGAAATTGGGTATTTAGTGGTTttagtttttctaattttttgACTTAGTCTAGATAGGTTTAGCCCTAtttgatttaattgttaaatttaattGATAGCTAATAACTATTACTGTTAATTAATAGCCGATGATAAttgatttatattaagtgtttagtaatatatatttaattattattgttatatgtaaaatgattaataaatgtatatattatataatttattttgtattaaaataaatatataattattaatttattatattactaaaataaataaatataaattaaattatctaaattaatacaataatatatatatacagagcAACGGTGTAATATCATACAAAATAAAAGTAGTTTGTGACCGGTGAATTTGGTACTCTCCAATTTATCTATTCTCCACTTGTTTAAAtgattatataaataatatatcaaATTATTATTCTCTCTTCCTGCACTGAATATAttgaaaagtttcattttatactGAGTACCCAAAACAACGTATAAACCAGTAAATAAAATAGTTATTATTGTCCAAAAGTTCAAAAAAAATATCCAACAGTTATGAGACAGCTTATATCTTAGAGTTGTGATAGGTATTTTATCGGCTGCTTACCGACTATTAGCTATATTTTTTAAGATTTACTAaatattttgattcaattgtttataTTAGGAGTGAGCATTATTCAGTTCAAATCGaataaatcgaatcgaatcacaTTAATTAGgtaattcggtttgattttttaaataattcaattcggtttgattttgtattataaaaatttagattattttggttcggttcagttttaaagAAACAAATTTGATATATTGTACCGAACCGAATAGAAccgaataattttattattttttatttgatttatttttgtggggaatttataaattatatgtaattttatatatacaaattgtttaatttcattgattaatagttattaggtattaaaatcagaccaaataacttgaaaataaagtcaaaattaaaaaatcaattaaaactaAAAACCGAATCAAATTGAAATAGAGCAGTTCGGTTTGTTTCTAAAATTTATAATTCggtttttcattatttaattCGGTTCTATTCTGTTTGAATTAAACGCTCACCCATAGTTTTGATATCTATTAATTTATTATCTTAAATAGTTGAACTGAACATCGCTTAGTAATTAAAGTTATATCTACTTACTTTATAGGTGTAAAGTTTAAATCTCCACTCTCTTATTCCttatattaaaagataaaaaattttaacttttaatgTTTCATTTTAAACGAAAAAATAAACGAAAAAGATTATATCGTGAAAGCACATATAGAAAATATGTGCACTGGCCTTGTTCAAAAAATGCAcaaacatacatatatatatatatatatatatatatatatatatatatatatatatatatatatataaacaaaagaAATTGACAAGTGACAAGCATTATCCATAAAGTTAATATAATGGAATCATAAAAAGATCACAAAAGCTAGCAAAAAAAATTTTGTGAAGATCCCCTGCGTAACCTTTTGCACTACAAATTTCACCTGCTTAGTGTCCTTCCCAACAAAACTTCTTATCACACGCTAATGTACAATACTTTACATATGATTATGTCCGCATCCATCTGTAAAGACATTTCCATTTAAAGCATGTATCAAGAATTCACGCAGATTTGATGTGTTGGTTGCCCTAAAGCAAATTTTTACAGCTAAGCTTGGAAGGGTTATATAACTCTAGCTTGGGACAAGGAGTAGTGCCAGCTGGGGTACGTGCAGCACAGGAGCTGGTCTCAAAGTTAAGTACAATTAGTCTTAATTTGCGAGAAGCGATTGAAAGACCAAAGTGCCTAATGGAGTGGTAATGCTTTGTGATTGCGAAGATCAGTAGGAAGGAAGTTTGTGGCATATTAGTTGGCCATTAATGAGGCGAATGTGACTCCCAAACTTGCATAACATTTAATATATGCTTCTTTCATACATGTAATCATAGAAAGCTTGATCTCATATGAAAATAAATTCATTAAtcgttaaattaaatatttttatataaatttatgtaTTCTCCATAATTATGTACACATATCGATATAAATATCACTcatgaattaaatatttaaatattgattCATAAGCTTTCTatagttattttaattaattttatagtctttaattaatacatttaaaatgtttttataacataaattaaataatgTGTTGTgtgaatatttttattattttattttaatgttatatttataaaaatgatTTAAATGTATAcaacttaatatatttattttttaaattgcaagaatttaTGTGATGGCATTGGTATATATCTATATATTACGAGCAGTTCTTATATACTCGCCCAGTGGCATAATGGTAAATTTGGAACATTAGTTGTTGCATATCCGTCTATTTCACACATGCCAATTAGCATTTTTCCTCGAGACATTGAGAGAGAATTATGTAAATACATACTGATTAATAGTTGGTAAATGCGATTATATAATTAGATAACACGTGTGGAATATTGTTAGGTATGCATCAAAACAATGTTTGGCTAACATTATAATGCGTGGAAGGATAagagagaaaaataaagaaagaaattatttatttataattttattgtttggatgaaaggaaaataaattggagagaaataaaataattttagtttttcttctttaaaaatgttaaaaatatgagaggAAATAAAATATTATGTATTTTTGCTTCTAAAAAAAGCCTAACTATAAAAATAATTCTTAAAATGTTATCCAATTTTCAttaattgaattttgaattttattttttaatttatttataacaaCTATTAAAAATCATTCAACTTTACCATATTTACTAACCCtttcataattttattttaataattattgaataTCCAATAGTAATGAAATTTGAACAGTAAGAAAAGAGAATGTGTTATTAGAACCATCTAATTTGGCCAATGGATAAGAATATTGATGAACCATAGATATCAAAGTGAAATGTGAAAGTAGTTGATGATAATAGTTAGGTTAGattaacaagaaaaataaagtgaaaaaatatattgagaaaaattaaataaaattaaataaagtcAAGGGTCAAAAGTTCACCAATCAAGAATTTGGAATACATCAATGACTTCATTATAATGTCACGAACTACGtaaacataatgaatatatatatatatatatat from Hevea brasiliensis isolate MT/VB/25A 57/8 unplaced genomic scaffold, ASM3005281v1 Scaf268, whole genome shotgun sequence harbors:
- the LOC131176907 gene encoding uncharacterized protein LOC131176907 gives rise to the protein MDFHIRSVFGLLIVSSILCSLARAETSGSVFFIDGQNRQYVRTPSANDVVQSHLMSPLELGAAVSVLLGFAPPATLSAAGSSKLNEVLMPNPFDRPRSVFMLEVTGVNDLVAPANAMFSNAYRSKVILDLDKAQIELPGEEVSVVSLDEKVADCNDEELSSLASWLGGSYSIDALEPQNGKLIIKASGSDMNLYVSKKADQEFIASLLALFRNSKRAIEMHEDLLQASQGPAELIVGRFDGIKALQEQYGRDVVKQGLELLLATLSKMLDSFQAAYKGQIVGVIICNEISSPESGTMLNLMLTAQPSARWLAEKEGSNATNATTIAEIALVRKTLAWVTGIILLISTLLGIYLLLNMPLTKDTLLYSNVKLD